The sequence ACGCTCCACCGTGACCGCATGACCGGCCTGAATCAAGGCGCGCACACCGGCGGGCGTGAGGCCGACCCGGTACTCCTCGGTCTTGGTTTCTTTCGGAACCCCGACCCGCATCATTCCAGCTCGATGGCGGCCTTGCGGATGGTTTCCTCATCCGCCCGGATCAGGTTCTTGCTCACAGTCTTGACCAGCGTCTTCAGGGTCGGCGCATGCAGGTGCTTGCGCACCATGCCGATGAATTTGGGCTCGCCGACCAGCACCAGCTCTTCGAACCGGTTGGTGGCCCGGGCCTTTTCGATGTGTTCGGCGACCTCCTTGGCGAACATGTCAGCCTCGTGGGTCTTGGGATCGACCTCGCTTTCCATGTGATGGATGCCCTGGCCCATGCGATCGTACACCTTGCCGGCGTTGTCGGCGTTGATGTCGAGCACCTTGGCGCGGGACTTGGGATGGGACAGATCTTCCAGTTCCGTCATCGGCTTGACGCGGCTGTTGGCCTCGAAGATCCGCGCCCGGCTGCCTTCAGCGACGACGACCCACGTTTTCTTCATGATCGGCTTCTCCTTGTGTCAGTGATTCAGATTCCCGCAGACCATTGTACACCGCCGCCTCCCCCACACCGAGCAGATGGCGGCAGCCCCAGGCCAGCGCGCCGAGCAGCACCACCTCGGTGAACAGCACCACCTGCAGCGGCACCTCCGCCAGCAGTTCCCGGTAGCGCCCCTTGGCGGTGAAGCCGGCGAGAAAATGGCCCTGCTGCAATACCGGCAGGATCTTCGGTGCGATCCCGCCTGCGATATAAATGCCGCCCAAGGCCAGGCTTTTCAAGGCCAGATTGCCCGCCTCGGCGCCGTAAAGCGCGGCGAACCAACGCAGCGTCTCGAGGCACAGGGGATCGCCCCATTCCAGCGCCCCGCGGCTGACCACGGCAGCCGGATCGGCCGTCGCCATCGCCGCCGCCACTTGCGCGCTCTCCCGCGCCGGTTCCCGCTCGCGCAGGAAGCGGTACAACAGCGCCAGCCCCGGCCCGGACACCGCCCGCTCGTAACTGACGTGGTCCGGATAGCTGCGCCGCAGCCACGCCAGCAGCGCGTCCTCGCGCGCATCGCGGGGGGCGAAATCGCAGTGACCGCCTTCGGTCGCCACCACGGTGACGCCGTCGCCGCTGCGGATCAGCAGCGCCTCCCCCAGGCCGGTGCCGGCGGCGATCACCGCCCGATGGGCATCAGCCCGTTCCCGGGCCCGGGGATTCAAGGCTATGAACTGATCCGGCGGCAGTGCCAGGATGCCGTGGGCGGCCGCCTCCAGATCGTTGAGCAGCGCCACCGGAGCGCCGTCCAACTGCCGCGACAGAACAGCGGCATCCAGCACCCAGGGCAGATTGGTGGTACGGCAGACGCCATCCTTCACCGGCCCGGCGACCCCGAAGCAAGCGGCATCCACAGGCGCCGGCCAGCGGGCGCGGAAGCGCGCCAGCACCGCCTCGAAACGCTCGAAATCCCCGCTGGGAAAACGCTCGCGGGCGATCACCCGCACCCGGCCGCCGGCCACCTCGGCCAGACACAGCCAGGTCTTGGTGCCGCCGATGTCCCCCGCCAGCAGCCGCTTCATTCGCCCTGCAGGGTGGCGATCACGGTGCGCCGCCCGCCGTGGTTACGGTGTTCGCCCAGATAAATGCCCTGCCAGGTGCCCAGCAGCAGCCGTCCCCCGCCGATGGGGACGGTCACCGAGGATCCCAGCAGCGACGCCTTGATATGGGCCGGCATGTCGTCCGGCCCTTCCAGGGTATGGCGGTAGTAGGGGGCGTCCTCAGGGACGAAATGGCGAAAATGCGCCTCCATGTCGGCCCGCACGGTGGGATCGGCATTCTCGTTGATGGTCAGGGAGGCGGAGGTGTGCTGGATGAAGAAATGGGCCAGCCCGACCCGGAAATCCCGGATCTCCGGCAGCTGTTCCAGCAACTCGCGGGTGACCAGATGAAACCCGCGCGGCCTGGGGGAAAGGACGAGT comes from Methylomarinovum caldicuralii and encodes:
- a CDS encoding host attachment protein; the encoded protein is MKKTWVVVAEGSRARIFEANSRVKPMTELEDLSHPKSRAKVLDINADNAGKVYDRMGQGIHHMESEVDPKTHEADMFAKEVAEHIEKARATNRFEELVLVGEPKFIGMVRKHLHAPTLKTLVKTVSKNLIRADEETIRKAAIELE
- the glk gene encoding glucokinase is translated as MKRLLAGDIGGTKTWLCLAEVAGGRVRVIARERFPSGDFERFEAVLARFRARWPAPVDAACFGVAGPVKDGVCRTTNLPWVLDAAVLSRQLDGAPVALLNDLEAAAHGILALPPDQFIALNPRARERADAHRAVIAAGTGLGEALLIRSGDGVTVVATEGGHCDFAPRDAREDALLAWLRRSYPDHVSYERAVSGPGLALLYRFLREREPARESAQVAAAMATADPAAVVSRGALEWGDPLCLETLRWFAALYGAEAGNLALKSLALGGIYIAGGIAPKILPVLQQGHFLAGFTAKGRYRELLAEVPLQVVLFTEVVLLGALAWGCRHLLGVGEAAVYNGLRESESLTQGEADHEENVGRRR
- a CDS encoding secondary thiamine-phosphate synthase enzyme YjbQ, with the protein product MWVQKRLVLSPRPRGFHLVTRELLEQLPEIRDFRVGLAHFFIQHTSASLTINENADPTVRADMEAHFRHFVPEDAPYYRHTLEGPDDMPAHIKASLLGSSVTVPIGGGRLLLGTWQGIYLGEHRNHGGRRTVIATLQGE